In Mus musculus strain C57BL/6J chromosome 9, GRCm38.p6 C57BL/6J, one genomic interval encodes:
- the Bcl2a1b gene encoding B-cell leukemia/lymphoma 2 related protein A1b has translation MAEYEFMYIHSLAEHYLQYVLQVPAFESAPSKACRVLQRVAFSVQKEVEKNLKSYLDDFHVESIDTARIIFNQVMEKEFEDGIINWGRIVTIFAFGGVLLKKLPQEQIALDVGAYKQVSSFVAEFIINNTGEWIRRNGGWEDGFIKKFEPKSGWLTFLQMTGQFWEMLFLLK, from the exons ATGGCTGAGTACGAGTTCATGTATATCCACTCCCTGGCTGAGCACTATCTTCAGTATGTGCTACAGGTACCCGCCTTTGAGTCGGCTCCAAGCAAAGCATGCAGAGTGCTACAAAGAGTTGCTTTCTCCGTTCAGAAGGAAGTTGAAAAGAATCTGAAGTCATACTTGGATGACTTTCACGTGGAATCCATAGATACCGCCAGAATAATATTCAACCAAGTGATGGAAAAAGAGTTTGAAGATGGCATCATTAACTGGGGAAGGATTGTGACTATATTTGCCTTTGGGGGTGTTCTCCTCAAAAAACTTCCGCAAGAGCAGATTGCCCTGGATGTAGGTGCTTACAAACAAGTTtccagttttgtggcagaattcATAATCAATAACACAGGAGAATGGATACGGCGGAATGGAGGTTGG GAAGATGGCTTCATAAAGAAGTTTGAACCCAAATCTGGCTGGCTGACTTTTCTGCAGATGACAGGACAGTTCTGGGAAATGCTCTTTCTCCTCAAGTAA